The following is a genomic window from Prevotella sp. E13-17.
CACACTGAAGGAGCAAAGCGGACTTGACATCACCGAACTGCGCGGCGCTGTCAGCGTGAGCGACGCCAACGTCAAACTGGCTTCACTGCTGCTGCGCACGCCACAATCAGACATCAGTGGCAATGCATATGTGGACTTCAGCATTGCAGACTCTGTCAATCCTGGAAAGATGCACATCGACATGATGGCGCATCTGGCGATGAAAGACATGCTGGTGTTTGCACCCGACCTCGATGCAACGATGGTGCGCCACTGGCCCGCCATGCCGCTGACACTGACAGGGCGCATGGATGGCAATATGAAAGAGGCTGAAATCCATGAGCTTTCGGCCGCAATTCCCATGGTTTTCCGCATGGAAACCAACGGTAAAGTGGCCAACTTGATGGACACCGACAAACTGATGGCTCAACTCGACATGAGGGCTGAGACGTATAACATGGGCTTTTTGACACCGATGTTTGGTCTGCCAGCCAACATACGCATTCCCGGTGGCTTATCGCTGAACGGAGATGCTGACATCAACGGGCCTCAATACCATGCAAACCTGTTTGCTCAGCAATGGTCAGGGGAACGTAGCGTCACCGCGAACCTGCAGTTTAACAGAAACACGGAGGCTTACCAAGCTGACATAGACATACACAGACTGGACCTGCATGCGTTCATGCCCAAAGACTCGCTCTACGACCTGAGTGCTATGTTCTTTGCCAAAGGACAAGGACTGGACTTCCAGAACCGCAAGTCGTGGATGGATGCCGAGGGCGAGATCAGCAAGTTGCAATACGGCAAGCTACACTTGGACAGCATCCTGCTGATGGGACACCTGAAGAACGGTCACGGTCAACTGGAGGTGAACGGCAGGAACCGTGTGATTGATGGCGACATCTGTCTGGATGCACGCATCGGTCAAAAGGAGGCTATCTCGCAACTGGGCGTCAGCACCCAACTGAACCTGCTGGACCTCTATGCGCTGGGAGTGATGGACGAACCGCTGCAGATAGGACTGGCGGGCAACTTCAACGTGAACAGCGACCTGAAGCAGAGTCACAAGCTGAGCGGACTGTTCAGCGACATCTATCTGCGGGACTCTGCCAACACGTTCCACCCAGAGAACCTCGGCGTGCTGATCAGTGCACAACCCGACACCACCTATGCCCGACTGCAGAACGGCAACCTCATCGTGAAGTTTGATGCCAGCGGTAACTACGAGAAGCTGATAGACAAGCTGACCATACTCGGCGACACCATCATGGAGCTGAACAATCGCAGGGCGATAGACCAGCAGGCCATCAAACGACTACTGCCAACCATGCGACTGTACGTGACAAGTGGCAGAGAGAACCCGCTGGCAGACATTCTGCGCGTATCGCAAAACATTGATTTCAAAGATTTGGCTATCGACCTGTCCACCTCTGCAGAGAGGGGTGTCAACGGGCAGGCGCATCTTTACGGTCTGAATGCCGACTCGATACGCATTGACACCATTCAGGTAACGCTGAAAGACAGTGACCACGGACTGACGTTCCAAAGCAGGGTGGCCAACAATCGTCGCAACCCTCAGTTTGTATTTACGGCAACTGCAGATGGACTGTTGCAAGAACATGGGCTGAGCCTGGGCGTGCGTTTCTATGACAGCAAGGGCGACTTGGGCTTGCGACTGGGCTCAAAAGTGGAAATGGAAAGCGACGGTCTGCGCTTCACGCTGATGCCCAGCAGACCAACTATCGGTTATAAGGAATTTGCTCTGAACAAAGATAACTTCTTGTTCCTGCGCAACGACTTCAAACTTCAGGCTAAGGTAGATCTGCTGGCCGACGACGGGACGGGTATCAAGGTATATTCGGAAAGTCAGGACTCAACTCTCCTTCAGGACTTGACCGTCAGCCTGCACCGCATTAACTTGGCACAACTCACCGCTGCCCTACCCTACGTGCCACGCATCACAGGACAGCTGGATGGCGACTATCACTTGATGATGGACCAGAAGCGACAAATCTCTGTGGCCAGCGACATGCAGGTGAAGGAGATGACCTACGAGGGAAGCCCGATGGGAACCATCGCCACGGAATTTGTATATCTGCAACGAGAAGACCAGACGCACGCCGTGGAAGGCACGATGATGCAGAACGGCAGAGAGGTAGCCACGCTGAAAGGTAACTACCGTAACAAGAAGGAAACGGGCGGAAAGGAACAACTGGACGCCGACCTGTCGTTGATGCATGCGCCACTATCGCTTATCAACGGATTTATTCCTGACCAACTGATCGGTCTGGAGGGATTTGCCGACGGCGACATCAGCGTGAATGGCTCGTTAGACAAGCTGGACATGGACGGCGAGGTGATGCTCGACTCGGCCTACCTGATCAGCATCCCCTACGGTGTCCGTCTGCGATTTGACAACGATCCTGTGCTCATACAGGATTCTAAACTGCTGTTGGAGAACTTCACGATGTATGCCTACAACGACAACCCTTTGAATATTCAAGGAGTCATCGACTTTGGCGACATGGACAACATGAGCATGAACGTACGCATGAAGGCTACGAACTACCAGCTTATCAATGCCAAACAGACGGCCAAGTCGCTGGCTTTCGGTAAAGCCTTCGTGAACTTCTTTGCCGTGATGCGCGGCCCAATGAACCAACTGAAAATGATGGGCAAGCTGGATGTGCTGGGCACCACAGACCTCACCTATCTGTTGTTAGACTCGCCACTATCGTCAGACAATCAGTTAGACGAACTGGTGAAGTTTACGGACTTCAGCGATTCTACGCAAATGGTTATCGAACGTCCCGCGCCCGAAGGCATGGACATGGACCTCCGCATCAGCATTGATCCCGGCGCACACGTGAAATGCGGACTGAATGCCGACATGAGCAACTATGTAGATCTGTTTGGCGGTGGCGACCTGCGCATGCGTTACAACAACACCGAGAGCCTGACACTGAACGGAAGGTACACACTGACCAGCGGTGAGATGAAGTATTCGCTGCCAGTCATCCCGCTGAAGACGTTCACCATACAGGACGGTAGCTATGTGGAATTTACGGGCGAAGCCATGAACCCCACACTAAACATCACGGCGACAGAACGCAACAGAGCCAGCGTGGGCAGCGATGGTCAGGCATCGAGGAGTGTGCTGTTCGACTGCGGCGTAGTGATTACACAGACACTGAACAACATGGGATTGCAATTCATTATCAATGCGCCTGAAGACATGAGCATCTCGAGTGAACTGCAGGCTATGACGCCCGAGCAACGGGGCAAGCTGGCAGTAACCATGCTGACCACTGGTATGTATCTGGCCGACGGAAACACGAGTGGGTTCTCGATGAACTCGGCACTGAGCTCATTCTTGGAAAGCGAGATCAACAACATCACGGGCAATGCCCTGAAGACCATTGACCTGAGCGTTGGTCTGGACAACAGTACAGACGCCACAGGACAGATGCACACAGACTACTCGTTTAAGTTTGCCAAGCGATTCTGGAACAACCGCCTGAAAGTACAGATTGGCGGTAAGGTCTCATCGGGAAACGAAGCACAACAGAACGGACAGAATCAGTCGTTCTTTGACAATGTGACCATGGAATATCGACTAACACCAACATCGAATCAGTATGTAAAGCTGTTCTACAACCAGAACTTCTACGACTGGTTGGAGGGTTACACCGGTGAATATGGCGGTGGCTATATCTGGAAGCGCAAACTGGATTCGCTGTGGCCACGCAAAGAGGATAGCGACACCATCAAGACTCCACAACCATATGAAAAGAAGAAATAACTATATAGCATGCTTACTGTTGATGGTGCTTGCCGTGTCGTGCTCCACCACCAAGCTGGTTCCCAAGGACGATAAGTTGTTCACGGGACTCACGAAGATAGAATATAAGAACTATGTGGACAATGACTACTTCATTGAGACACAGGAAGAGATAGAAGCGGCCCTGGCAACTGCTCCTAACGGAGCGTTGTTTGGTTCAAGCTATTACCGCACGCCCTTCCCCTACAAGCTGTGGATATACAACTATGCACACGGCTCGAGCGGGAAATTCAAGCAGTGGCTCAACAAATCGTTTGGAAGAGCTCCTGTATTGATGAGCCAGGTGAACCCTGCTTTGCGAGCCTCAGTGGCACGCTCGGTATTAAGAAAGAACGGATACATGCACGGTGACGTGACCTATCAGGAGGTGCCTCAACGCAATAGGAAGAAGATGAAAATCGGCTACACGGTAGTGCTCGACACACTGTACACGATAGACACACTGCAGTACGTCAACTTCCCCGAAAGAATGCAGGCACTCATCGACTCGACCAAAAACGAAGCGAAAATCGTGAAGGGCTCGCCATTCTCGGTGGCATCGCTTGACGGTGAAAGAAACCGACTGAGCCAACTGTTCAGAAACAATGGCTACTATTACTATCAAGCGGGATATGCTTCGTATCTGGCTGACACATTTGATATTGAGAACCACGCTAAACTGCGTTTGCAACTGGCCGACTCGCTGCCCAAACAGGCCTTGCGCCCATGGTATGTGGGTAACGTCACCGTGAACCTGCGGAAGTCCTTCCGTGAGGAGATGACCGACAGCATCGGCCGTAGTTTCCTGAAGGTGTTCTGGGGCGGAAACAAGAAGCATGCGCCCATCAGACCACGCGTGATCTTCCGTGACATGAAATTGCGCTCAAGAAAGGCTTTTAGCTATGAAGACTATCAGCAAACGGTACAGAAGCTGAATGCCACCGGCGTGTTCTCATCGGTTGACCTGCAGTTTGCACCACGCGACCGCGACACACTTGACATGACACTGAACTGTACGTTCGACCAACCATGGGACATCTACGTGGAAGGGAACTTCGTCAACCGCACGATAGGACGCATGGGACCTGGAATAAAGGCTGGTATTGTGCGCAGAAACGCATTTCGTGGCGGGGAGAAACTGGACATCAACGTGCATGGCTCGTATGAATGGCAGACCAGCTCGCAGGAAAGAAACATGAACACGTATCAATATGGTGCCGATGCTTCTGTTGAATTTCCACGCATTGTGGCGCCATTTGTCAGCGAACGACTAAAGCGAGATAAGAACGGACGCTTCAAACGTCCTCGTCGTTTCTTTGCCACGCCATGGACCATTGCAAAGATATCTACCGACATCGTCAATCGTCCTGACTACTATAAGATGCACATCGTCAGCGGTGAATGGACCTATCGATGGCAGATGAGAGAGAGTACACGGCATGAATTCTCACCACTGACACTGAAATATCAGTTTATCAACACCCGCACTCAGCGCTTCGACGAGATGCTGAATCAAAATCCGTACCTGATGACATCCATGGATGACTACTTCATCCCGAAAATACGCTATACACACATCTACCAAGGTTCGGCCAGCAAACATCGTTCACCGGTGCACTGGGAAACCGTCATTGAGGAGTCTGGCAATGTAGTGGCTCTTTATGATGTGCTGATCCAGGGTCACGGATGGAACGAGAAAGGAAAGAAACTCTTTAAAAATCCCTACTCACAATATGTGAAGATTGAGACAGACCTGACCAAGACATGGAAGATAGACAACAAATCGCAACTGGTGGGTCACCTAAATGCTGGCCACATGTGGTGTTTTGGCAACTCGGATGATGCGCCCTTCAGCGAACGCTTCTATGTTGGCGGTGCAAACAGCATCCGCGCTTTCACGGTGCGCAGCATTGGCCCCGGAGGGTTTGGTGGTCAAGTCAACAAACAGATGTCGTACTTGTTGCAGAATGGTAACACGAAACTGGTGATGAATCTGGAATACCGCCGCCAACTGTTCGGCAGTCTTTACGGTGCCATCTTTCTTGATGCAGGCAACGTGTGGAACAACACTGACTACAGTATAGACCAAAGCACCGCGACAAACAGCGACGAACTGTCATTCATTGAGAATTGGAACAAAGCAGCCAGCGAAACAAAATTCGATGCAAGAAATCTGCTGAAGCAGTTGGCGACCGGCACTGGTCTGGGACTGCGCTACGACCTCGACTTCTTGGTGGTGCGTATTGACTGGGGCTTTGGTCTGCATGTGCCCTATCAAACGTCGAAAAACGGTTATTTCAATATCCCACGTTTCAAAGATATGCACTCACTGCATTTTGCCATCGGATACCCATTCTAAAGGTGTGAGACAGAGACGTATATGGCACTTTTCCAAAAAATCATTTGGCTACTTCAACAATTAATAGTAACTTTGCAGCATTAATATTTCAACTATAATTAAAAAGAAAAGAACAATGAAGCCTACTTTATTCTTGCTCGCTGCTGGCATGGGCAGCCGCTACGGTGGCCTGAAGCAGCTTGATGGTCTGGGTCCCAATGGTGAGACTATCATGGACTATAGTATCTACGACGCCATTCAGGCTGGATTCGGCAAAATCGTATGGGTCATCCGTAAAGACTTTGAAGAGCAGTTCCGCACTCAGATTCTGGCTAAATACGAAGGACAGGTACCTTGCGAGCTTTGTTTCCAAGCTCTCGATGCACTGCCCGAAGGTTTCAAAGTACCCGAAGGACGCGTAAAGCCTTGGGGCACGAATCATGCAGTATTGATGGGTAAGGACGTTATCAAGGAACCTTTCTGCGTCATCAACTGTGATGACTTCTATGGTCGTGATGCTTTTATGCAGATTGGTAAATATCTGAGCAACCTGCCCGAAGGTGCCAAGAACCAGTATGCGATGGTTGGCTTCCGCGTAAGCAACACGCTTTCTGAGAATGGCACGGTAGCTCGTGGCGTATGTGCATACAACGACAAGCGTCATCTGACCGATGTTGTTGAGCGCACCGAGATTGTACGTTGTGCAGAAGATGGTTCTAAAGCAGGCGATGCCAATCAGCCTATCCGCTTCAAGGATGAGAACGGCAAGTGGGAGGCACTTGGCGAAAACGTCCCTGTATCTATGAACATGTGGGGCTTCACTCCTGACTACTTTGAGTACTCAGAGGCATACTTCAAGGAGTTCCTCAGCGATCCTAAGAACATGGAGAACCTGAAGGCTGAGTTCTTCATTCCCTTGATGGTCAACAAACTCATCAACGAAGGCACCGCCACCTGCGAAGTGCTCGACACAACCAG
Proteins encoded in this region:
- a CDS encoding nucleotidyltransferase gives rise to the protein MKPTLFLLAAGMGSRYGGLKQLDGLGPNGETIMDYSIYDAIQAGFGKIVWVIRKDFEEQFRTQILAKYEGQVPCELCFQALDALPEGFKVPEGRVKPWGTNHAVLMGKDVIKEPFCVINCDDFYGRDAFMQIGKYLSNLPEGAKNQYAMVGFRVSNTLSENGTVARGVCAYNDKRHLTDVVERTEIVRCAEDGSKAGDANQPIRFKDENGKWEALGENVPVSMNMWGFTPDYFEYSEAYFKEFLSDPKNMENLKAEFFIPLMVNKLINEGTATCEVLDTTSVWFGVTYAADREATVARIKKLVDDGVYPNKLF
- a CDS encoding translocation/assembly module TamB domain-containing protein; translated protein: MVQQVAHVASEQTGYDISVEHVDLDFPLDLGVDGVVVKSETADTLADIKRVVIDVRLLPLIVGNVVVDELSICEAKVNTLSLIPDIQVKGQIGRLQLEPSKIHLLAGKADLSTISLGDADVTILMSDTAAVDTTESEPLLWRIGIEKLTVRNTQATLHMPGDSMLVGGYIGEANLLDGDIDLGKEDYRIGHFEWKKGRAYYDLPYEPRQERGMDYNHIAASDINISIDSIAFKSPLTQLIVRQATLKEQSGLDITELRGAVSVSDANVKLASLLLRTPQSDISGNAYVDFSIADSVNPGKMHIDMMAHLAMKDMLVFAPDLDATMVRHWPAMPLTLTGRMDGNMKEAEIHELSAAIPMVFRMETNGKVANLMDTDKLMAQLDMRAETYNMGFLTPMFGLPANIRIPGGLSLNGDADINGPQYHANLFAQQWSGERSVTANLQFNRNTEAYQADIDIHRLDLHAFMPKDSLYDLSAMFFAKGQGLDFQNRKSWMDAEGEISKLQYGKLHLDSILLMGHLKNGHGQLEVNGRNRVIDGDICLDARIGQKEAISQLGVSTQLNLLDLYALGVMDEPLQIGLAGNFNVNSDLKQSHKLSGLFSDIYLRDSANTFHPENLGVLISAQPDTTYARLQNGNLIVKFDASGNYEKLIDKLTILGDTIMELNNRRAIDQQAIKRLLPTMRLYVTSGRENPLADILRVSQNIDFKDLAIDLSTSAERGVNGQAHLYGLNADSIRIDTIQVTLKDSDHGLTFQSRVANNRRNPQFVFTATADGLLQEHGLSLGVRFYDSKGDLGLRLGSKVEMESDGLRFTLMPSRPTIGYKEFALNKDNFLFLRNDFKLQAKVDLLADDGTGIKVYSESQDSTLLQDLTVSLHRINLAQLTAALPYVPRITGQLDGDYHLMMDQKRQISVASDMQVKEMTYEGSPMGTIATEFVYLQREDQTHAVEGTMMQNGREVATLKGNYRNKKETGGKEQLDADLSLMHAPLSLINGFIPDQLIGLEGFADGDISVNGSLDKLDMDGEVMLDSAYLISIPYGVRLRFDNDPVLIQDSKLLLENFTMYAYNDNPLNIQGVIDFGDMDNMSMNVRMKATNYQLINAKQTAKSLAFGKAFVNFFAVMRGPMNQLKMMGKLDVLGTTDLTYLLLDSPLSSDNQLDELVKFTDFSDSTQMVIERPAPEGMDMDLRISIDPGAHVKCGLNADMSNYVDLFGGGDLRMRYNNTESLTLNGRYTLTSGEMKYSLPVIPLKTFTIQDGSYVEFTGEAMNPTLNITATERNRASVGSDGQASRSVLFDCGVVITQTLNNMGLQFIINAPEDMSISSELQAMTPEQRGKLAVTMLTTGMYLADGNTSGFSMNSALSSFLESEINNITGNALKTIDLSVGLDNSTDATGQMHTDYSFKFAKRFWNNRLKVQIGGKVSSGNEAQQNGQNQSFFDNVTMEYRLTPTSNQYVKLFYNQNFYDWLEGYTGEYGGGYIWKRKLDSLWPRKEDSDTIKTPQPYEKKK
- a CDS encoding BamA/TamA family outer membrane protein; its protein translation is MKRRNNYIACLLLMVLAVSCSTTKLVPKDDKLFTGLTKIEYKNYVDNDYFIETQEEIEAALATAPNGALFGSSYYRTPFPYKLWIYNYAHGSSGKFKQWLNKSFGRAPVLMSQVNPALRASVARSVLRKNGYMHGDVTYQEVPQRNRKKMKIGYTVVLDTLYTIDTLQYVNFPERMQALIDSTKNEAKIVKGSPFSVASLDGERNRLSQLFRNNGYYYYQAGYASYLADTFDIENHAKLRLQLADSLPKQALRPWYVGNVTVNLRKSFREEMTDSIGRSFLKVFWGGNKKHAPIRPRVIFRDMKLRSRKAFSYEDYQQTVQKLNATGVFSSVDLQFAPRDRDTLDMTLNCTFDQPWDIYVEGNFVNRTIGRMGPGIKAGIVRRNAFRGGEKLDINVHGSYEWQTSSQERNMNTYQYGADASVEFPRIVAPFVSERLKRDKNGRFKRPRRFFATPWTIAKISTDIVNRPDYYKMHIVSGEWTYRWQMRESTRHEFSPLTLKYQFINTRTQRFDEMLNQNPYLMTSMDDYFIPKIRYTHIYQGSASKHRSPVHWETVIEESGNVVALYDVLIQGHGWNEKGKKLFKNPYSQYVKIETDLTKTWKIDNKSQLVGHLNAGHMWCFGNSDDAPFSERFYVGGANSIRAFTVRSIGPGGFGGQVNKQMSYLLQNGNTKLVMNLEYRRQLFGSLYGAIFLDAGNVWNNTDYSIDQSTATNSDELSFIENWNKAASETKFDARNLLKQLATGTGLGLRYDLDFLVVRIDWGFGLHVPYQTSKNGYFNIPRFKDMHSLHFAIGYPF